CTACGTCTAAACGTAGGCGCTCTGCAATATCAGCAGCGACTTCTAGCGGACAGGAGGGTAAAAGAATTAAGAATTCTTCGCCGCCTAATCGGATACAAAAATCTTGATCTCTAGACGTACTACGCATTAAAAAAGCCAGCTCCTTTAATACTATATCGCCTACGTCATGGCCAAAGGTATCGTTGACGTGCTTAAAGTGGTCAATATCTAAGGTAATCGCTGAAAAAAATGTTTGTGTAATATCGCATTTTTCAAGAATACGCTCTAGGGCACGTCGATTGTTTAAGCCCGTTAACGGATCTGTGCGCACGTCTTGCCGTAGTTGACCCACATGGTCATGCACATTTTGTAAGCCATGCAAAAAGGCATGCTTCAGCTCATTGGCCTCAAAGTACCACGCTTGAATACGTTCAACGCGTTGAATGGTTGTACGCTGCCTCATGTTTTTGGCATTAGCTGCTAATTGACGCAGTGGGCTAGAAATAAGCCAAGCGCACAGCCAAATTAGAGACAGCATCGTTAAATTGATCGGTAAGCTGTGCAACAGGATCTTTTGCATTAGCCCTTCGTGCGCATTCAGGGTGGCGTCTGCAGGTCGTTGGGACACGACTCCCCACCCAGCCGCTGGAATATAAGCATAGCCACTGAGCATTTCGATGCCCTTGCTATTGACGATGGCTTTGGCACCTGTGCCGCCACTGAGGGCTAAATCCAATAATGGATTCGTATGCACAGCAGACCCCAGACGTTCTTTATCGGGGTGATAAAGCAGGCGTTTTTTGTTATCTACCACATAAATATAAGACCCATCATGATGGTAGTGTTCGCCTAATAACCGACTAAGAATATTTTTTTCTTTTAGATAAATAGAACCACCGATGTAACCTAAATAAGTACCGTTTTCATGGAAAATAGGGCTGGAAATTAATACCAACAAATTATCCATGGAGGATTCATAGGGTTGGCTAATTAAGGGCTTACGTTCTTTTAGGGCTTGTAAAGGGCCAGGGGTGGTGAGAATTTGTCCATGTAACTCAATGGCATTATCAGAGCTGGCTAACACGACTCCATTTGCATCACTTAATACAACAGAGTTAAAGGCGTAGTTTTGTTTTGAGAGGCGTTGTGTTTCTTGATTTAAATAGCGTTTTTGAGGCCAGTTTTGGGCTATGTTTTTTGCACTATAAGCCAATTCTAATAAGGCACTTTCTAAAAAAGCTTGAGTGCTATCAGCTAACTTAGAAGCATACGCTTCGTTACTCAATAAGGTATTATCAATCAGAGCTTGTTTTTGGACTTTAGCACTGGCAATAAACATATTGATTACCGCAACAAGGGTACTCAATAGTGCCAAGATGACAATCAGTTGTCGCAGATTCGAACGAACCAAAAAGGCCATAACTACTATTCCTAGTGCTAAAAATATGTAATGCCGCTCATTTTTCTTGATAAGTGTAGCTTGTCTGGTTCTTTTTAAATATAGATAAGCGCTTTCTCTCAGAGCTGAATCATATAGGGTTTACCACTAAACAAAAAGTCTTTGAGCTTAAAATACAAGGTTTAAACTGTTTAGATTGTATTTTTTCTGCGTTTGTGGCATAAAAAATTGACTCATTATAGGAAATCACATGTTTGAACACGTAGTCCCCTATGCTGGCGATCCTATCTTTAGAATTGCGGCCCAATTCCAAGCTGATCAGCGCGAAAAAAAAGTCAATCTAACCATTGGCTTATATTTTGAAGACGATGGCAGCGTGCCTTTACTTTCTTGCACGCAAATCGCAGAAAAACAGTGGGCCGAGCAAAAGCAGCCCAGAACTTACTTACCGATGGAAGGCCTAGCCACGTATCGTGATGCGGTACAGCGCTTGGTGTTTGGTGCCGATAGCGAAGCCTATCAATCTAAACGTATTGCCACCATTCAAACGTTAGGTGGTACAGGCGCCTTAAAGGTGGGTGGCGATTTGTTGCACGAAGCCTATCCGGATAGTCAAATGTGGATTAGCGATCCTGCCTGGGATAATCATCACTCTATCTTTGGTGGTTGCGGTATTAAAACGAATAAATACCGTTATTTTGACTCTCAGACGCAAGGTGTGGATTTTGAGGGCATGTTGGCAGATATTAGTGCGTTAGCAGAACATAGTTTTGTCTTATTGCACCCATGCTGCCATAACCCAACGGGGGCTGACCTTTCCAATGACCAATGGTTACAGCTTATCGCCGTACTTAAAGAGAAAAAGCTAATTCCATTTCTAGACATGGCATACCAAGGTTTTGGTCAGGGCCTTGATGAAGACGCATTTGCTATCCGAGAAATGGCAAAAGCAGGTTTAGAGTTCCTTGTTGCCAACTCATTTTCTAAAAACTTCTCTTATTACGCTGAACGATGTGGTGGCTTATCTATTGTATGTAAAGACCAAGCTCAGGCAGATCAGGTATTAGGTAAATTGAATGCGTGGGTACGTAAAAACTACTCAAACCCTCCGGCTCATGGTGGACATGCAATTGCCACTGTCTTAGATTCAGATGAGTTATACCAAAGCTGGTTAGCCGATGTGACGGCAATGCGAGCACGTATTCATGCAATGCGTCACGCCGTTTATGACCGTCTTAACGAGTTAGCCCCTGCTTATGATGCCAGTTATATGATTAAACAACAGGGCATGTTTAGCTATACCGGACTCTCTATAGAACAGATTATGCGTCTTCGCGAAGAGTTTGGTGTATATATGCTTGATTCAGGTCGTATCAGTGTTCCTGGGCTGACTACACAAAACGTAGACTATTACGCTCAGTCATTAGCTGCGGTCGTTTCGTAGTTATTGCAAGCTCTAAAAAAAGCGCTACTACAGCGCTTTTTTTTCGTTTTTATGCCGTCTAATACGACTTTAGTCTAAGTGAATACCCTTGTTTTACAGGCTTTGTGCCTAAACAGACAAATGCTCATGCACAACTGAACAAGTCAGCAAAAAAACCATGGATATACTCGATAAGTAGAAAAACAGCAGCTCAAAGCATAACCAGGAGACTTCTATGACCGAGCAAAATATCCAAGGCATACGCGAACACATGATTATCAACGGCAAAGCCGTAGAGATTAGCCATGGTGATCGTATTCCCGTTTATAACCCTGCAACAGGCAAAGTCATTGCGCATCAGGGCGAGGCGGGGGCCGCAGGCGTAGATTTAGCCGTTAAAGCGGCTCATCAGGCGCTAACAAATTCAGAATGGACGCACATGCTGCCTGCACAGCGTGAACGGTTGCTGCTTAAATTAGCCGATCTCTTAGAGCAAAATGCGGACGAGTTAGCTCAGTTAGAAACCGCAAATAACGGTAAATTGCTGAGCATTTAGACGTCGTTATGGCGTGTCTCCTACGGTGTGGCGCCAAACTCATCTTGGCATTACCTAGCGGTTTTAACCGTTCGTTTTGTATACGTATTCAACAGCTGCTTTTTGCTGCAAAATAAATCGATGAAAATCACGGGCATGGGGCTTATTAAACACCGAAGGTTGCCATGTCATCACATAAGGCCACGCTAAGGGTAACGAGGCATGGCTAAAAGGGGCGCATAACAAACCCGCTTGTAGGTCTTGCTCTATATAAGAACGCTGTGCCAGCATAATTCCAATGCCTTGGCGCACTGCATCAAGTGCCTGATGAGATAAGCTAAAGCTTTGTGTTGCGGCGGGGATCTCAAGCTGTTCGGTGGCATAGTGCTTAAACCACTCTGCCCACGTTGGCGGCGAGCTAAATCGCGGTTGCCAGTCCACATTGATTAAGGGTAATTGAGCGAGGTCTTTTGGTTGACGCACAAGCTGATTTTGCAATAAATCAGGGTGACAAACGGGCAATACCTCATCGGTAAATAACGCTACCCAGTGCAAGCTCTGTGGCACGGATTGGGCATAAGTAAAACGAAAGTCAATGCGCTCATTGGCATAGTCTGGCTCATGATGAGAACCATGCAAATGTAAACTGATGGCTGGGTCTTGTTCCGCCTGCCAAGATCGCAAGCGTGGTACTAACCAATCATTTAAAAACGAGGGCAGGGCACTCAGATGTAGGGTGCGCTGCTGTTGGTCTAACATAAGCTGCGTCTGCGCATCACGTAATAGCTCAAAGGCTTCGGTGGTACGCTGATGAAAATCAATCCCAGCCGCGGTTAATTGTAATCGTCGCCCTTCTTTAAAAAACAAAGCGGCCTTGAGGTGCTGCTCCAGTAATTGTAATTGTTGACTGACGGCCCCCGCACTAATGCCCAAGCGTCGAGCCGCATCTTGGATGTTTTGACTGTGACCGACGGTTTCAAAAATCTGTAGAGCTCGTAAGGGGGGAAGATCAGCCATAGATGGGTTGCCTTATTGATACTTTAGATAAACTAAAATATAACGCAATTTATATTAGTTAATTTAGCTTTATTATAGAGTGATCTACTACTCTTTTTACGTGTATTGCAATCATGTTCCTAGAAAATGCTTGGTATGTCGCCGCCTTGGCCTCTGATATAAGCCGTAAACCCTTTGCGGTAAAAATGCTAAATCAATCTTTAGTTTTATTTCGCAAACTAGACCATTCTGTGGTGGTGCTAGAGGATTCCTGTCCTCATCGCCGCTTGCCTCTATCTATGGGCAGAGTGCAGGGCGATAGCATCGAGTGTGGTTATCATGGATTACGTTTTGATTGCTCTGGGGCATGTGTGGGGGCGCCGACAGCAACGGAAATCCCTGCCGCCGCCGTAGTGCGTCATTTCCCTGCTGTAGAAAAATACGGGGTGATTTGGGTATGGATGGGCGATGCCACTAAAGCAAACGCAGACGACATCATCGATATTAAAGAATGGGATGACCCAGAGTGGGGTGTTAACCGAGGTGATGCCATGGAAATCGCCTGTAACTACCAATACATCACGGATAATTTACTCGACCCGTCCCATGTAACATGGGTGCATCAATCCTCTTTTGGCAGCAATGATTTGATCGGTGTGCCATTACAGGTGGACGAGGTAGAGAATGGGGTAACGGTATCTCGTTGGTTACGTGATATTGAGGTGTCTCCTTTCTATAAAAAATTCGTTAAATTTGAGGGTAAATGCGATAGAAAGCAGCAATACGAAATGCGCTACCCAGCGCATGCTGTGATTCGTGCTATTTTTACTCCCGCAGGCACAGCGACGGAAAACGAGCCCTTCCATCCTGATGTGTTTTTAATGGATTCCTATAATTTTTTGACACCTATAGACGATAAAAACACGCGTTATTTTTGGTTCCAATTGCGCAATTTCAGCCCTAATGATGATGAGGTATCTAAAATCTTCAACGAAGATGTTCGCGCTGCATTCAATGAAGATAAGGTGGTTCTTGAATCGGTTCAAAAAGGCATGGACGCAAAAGGGGCTCGTTTAAGTCTTCCATCAGATCAGGGCGCTTTGTTATTTCGCCGTCGAATGAGTGAGAAAATACGCGCTGAAGCCAGCTGAAGTGCCTTTGGCTAT
This Paenalcaligenes faecalis DNA region includes the following protein-coding sequences:
- a CDS encoding sensor domain-containing diguanylate cyclase, translated to MAFLVRSNLRQLIVILALLSTLVAVINMFIASAKVQKQALIDNTLLSNEAYASKLADSTQAFLESALLELAYSAKNIAQNWPQKRYLNQETQRLSKQNYAFNSVVLSDANGVVLASSDNAIELHGQILTTPGPLQALKERKPLISQPYESSMDNLLVLISSPIFHENGTYLGYIGGSIYLKEKNILSRLLGEHYHHDGSYIYVVDNKKRLLYHPDKERLGSAVHTNPLLDLALSGGTGAKAIVNSKGIEMLSGYAYIPAAGWGVVSQRPADATLNAHEGLMQKILLHSLPINLTMLSLIWLCAWLISSPLRQLAANAKNMRQRTTIQRVERIQAWYFEANELKHAFLHGLQNVHDHVGQLRQDVRTDPLTGLNNRRALERILEKCDITQTFFSAITLDIDHFKHVNDTFGHDVGDIVLKELAFLMRSTSRDQDFCIRLGGEEFLILLPSCPLEVAADIAERLRLDVEKHEFTTAGKLTISLGVASWPQHANSTTAVLKIADEMLYAAKQGGRNQVRTAPLPKID
- a CDS encoding aromatic amino acid transaminase, with the protein product MFEHVVPYAGDPIFRIAAQFQADQREKKVNLTIGLYFEDDGSVPLLSCTQIAEKQWAEQKQPRTYLPMEGLATYRDAVQRLVFGADSEAYQSKRIATIQTLGGTGALKVGGDLLHEAYPDSQMWISDPAWDNHHSIFGGCGIKTNKYRYFDSQTQGVDFEGMLADISALAEHSFVLLHPCCHNPTGADLSNDQWLQLIAVLKEKKLIPFLDMAYQGFGQGLDEDAFAIREMAKAGLEFLVANSFSKNFSYYAERCGGLSIVCKDQAQADQVLGKLNAWVRKNYSNPPAHGGHAIATVLDSDELYQSWLADVTAMRARIHAMRHAVYDRLNELAPAYDASYMIKQQGMFSYTGLSIEQIMRLREEFGVYMLDSGRISVPGLTTQNVDYYAQSLAAVVS
- a CDS encoding aldehyde dehydrogenase family protein, translated to MTEQNIQGIREHMIINGKAVEISHGDRIPVYNPATGKVIAHQGEAGAAGVDLAVKAAHQALTNSEWTHMLPAQRERLLLKLADLLEQNADELAQLETANNGKLLSI
- a CDS encoding LysR substrate-binding domain-containing protein, encoding MADLPPLRALQIFETVGHSQNIQDAARRLGISAGAVSQQLQLLEQHLKAALFFKEGRRLQLTAAGIDFHQRTTEAFELLRDAQTQLMLDQQQRTLHLSALPSFLNDWLVPRLRSWQAEQDPAISLHLHGSHHEPDYANERIDFRFTYAQSVPQSLHWVALFTDEVLPVCHPDLLQNQLVRQPKDLAQLPLINVDWQPRFSSPPTWAEWFKHYATEQLEIPAATQSFSLSHQALDAVRQGIGIMLAQRSYIEQDLQAGLLCAPFSHASLPLAWPYVMTWQPSVFNKPHARDFHRFILQQKAAVEYVYKTNG
- a CDS encoding aromatic ring-hydroxylating dioxygenase subunit alpha — encoded protein: MFLENAWYVAALASDISRKPFAVKMLNQSLVLFRKLDHSVVVLEDSCPHRRLPLSMGRVQGDSIECGYHGLRFDCSGACVGAPTATEIPAAAVVRHFPAVEKYGVIWVWMGDATKANADDIIDIKEWDDPEWGVNRGDAMEIACNYQYITDNLLDPSHVTWVHQSSFGSNDLIGVPLQVDEVENGVTVSRWLRDIEVSPFYKKFVKFEGKCDRKQQYEMRYPAHAVIRAIFTPAGTATENEPFHPDVFLMDSYNFLTPIDDKNTRYFWFQLRNFSPNDDEVSKIFNEDVRAAFNEDKVVLESVQKGMDAKGARLSLPSDQGALLFRRRMSEKIRAEAS